The following DNA comes from Sorex araneus isolate mSorAra2 chromosome 5, mSorAra2.pri, whole genome shotgun sequence.
CTcagctggtgcccagggctcacccagcaccccagggctccAGCAAAGCCTTTTTCTGTGACTCTCTGAACTCCGACTCAATCCCTCCCGCGGGCGCAGAGTCAAGTCTGTGGAGATCTTGCTGCTTTTCAGGCGCTGTCGTCTTCCCTCCCGTGGATGAACAGCCTGACAAATAGGTAGAGAATGTTTGAAGGGAAAAGCAGGTTTGAGAGCAGCAAGGAGACTCCCTCCTCTGATGGCCGCGGCCCGGGTCACCGGGGTGTGTGCCGAGCACTCCAGACTAACAGCATCGCCGCATTGCAAACACACGCAGCTGCCCCACGGCCATGTGTGGGGACCAGTCTCACTAGACATGCCGTGGCAGATCATCCTACCCCCACGCTTGTACGGAAGGTGAAAGCTGGGCGCTGGGAGCAAGTACAGCCTGCACGGCTGCcggccttgtgtgtggccaggTCTGAACTCTGAGCACCCCACGGAGAGAGCCCTCtgggcagagctgagagtagcccctaagcatggTCAGATGTGGCTCAACGCTCCCCCCAAGAGCAATATTTCAATAAACAGGACCTGACACCTTAAATAGAAGTAATAGCAACAAATAGgaccttttatcttttttttccattcttttctcttttcttgggggggtgggtgaggtggggggctgaGCCACACgccgtagtgctcaggggtcagtccagggtttgcattcaaggatcactcctggcgggctcaggagaccctgtcagggatcaaacccaggtgagcggttgcaaagcaaatgccctacccattgcactaccATTCTGGCCCCTGGGGGTCTTGTACCTTTCCTCTCACTTCAAACAGGATTCTCACATTGCAAGTATGAGATACCTGAACCACTTAATCCCcgcttcacaatggagaaaagaagatgaagagatAATGGAACTTTAAGACTGTTAAATTTGAGGGGTAGGGGGTGAAGGGGCATATCTAGCTGtcgtcaggacttactcccggctctgtacccAGAGATTGCGTTTGATGGTgctctgggatggaacctgggttggtctcatgcaagccTCTGGTCCTAGGAGTATTTTAAATGAGCGGATGTCGAGCTCTGCTTTGAGACACAAGGCAGAATACTTTCCTAGCACcaattttttgctgttgttgttttcagAGCCGGAGCcacagtccagtgggtaaggcacttgcctttcatgcggaccaccccatatggtcccctgagcaacacaaggagtgattcctaaatgagaaccaggaggaacccctgagcatcgccaggggtgaccctaaCCGCCaatcctccaaaaaaaaaaagtatttttatatacttattaagtaatcaaattaatattttctggGTATGGAATAGAAAATAAGATGACTCAGAAATCAAACAGATTGCTTTAGAGGTATGCAGCTATGAATATGCACCGCGCAGAGAGGTTATACCTGGTTTCATCCtgataaactctcactcaaattcaGGGAGGAGGAGAGTAGGCAGTTGGGTAGAGCTATCGTACAgcaggcacttgccctgcctgcagctgaccagggttctgtccccagcaccccttatggtccctgagcccctcgaGGAGACATTTCtgaaccctgagccaggagtaagccctgggtgtagcccaaaaactaaagtaaacataaaaataaataaagccattaGGAGTCACGACAGCTTTGCTCTTCTTGAAATGTCAGTGCTTGTTAACTGCACAAACCGTGCTGAAAGATTGCAGATTGCTCTCAGGAATATTGGTTCACACAGACGTCTCGGAGCCCCGTCTGGTTGGGCGAAAGTCCGTTCATGCGGCAGGTGAAGTGATCTGGCCAAGGTCACGGGGCTGCCCAGGCCTGGGCCCTGGTTCCCGGCAGTGCGGGAGGGTTCACTGCAGCAGCCTGAGTCGTCTCTCCAGCCGCACAGCCAGGGCGAACAGCCCGAGAACAAACAGTCCGTGTCCTTGGGAGGCTGCTGGGAATCCAGCTCCCCGGGCAGGATCATGAATTTTAATGTTCGGAGAGTCCTTTGTCTCCAGGACCCGCTGCTGCGTCTCTGCAGGGACGGAGGGGGTGCTCGGGAGTCAGGACCCCTGGGCCACACAGCCCCGCAGCTCTTTAACTAAGCCGGGCGGTGAGGCCCACCGCCTTGGGAGGTACCTGCCCTCCTGATCGGTTTTGAAACAGCAAGAAAATCACGGCATTTCTTTCTGCGTTCAGAATTGacttctattcattttttatttccttctcatcCTGCAAAGCCTTTGGAAGGAGGACttgggttattatttttttttttttggtggggggaggaaggtgcCCGCCCATGATGCTAAGTGCCAACCCCTCACCGGCAAAGCCGGTTAATGACACTGCGTGTAAGTAATGTTTTAACGGTTGGctcatgtgtgtgtttgtttgtctttgaacCGCAAAACCAGCGGGGGGAAGTGTGGGCGCAAGTGGGCCGAGCGGCGGCCAGCAGCCTCGTGACGTCTCCCCGCCTCCCTGCGCCGCCCGAGCGGGGCTGCAGCAGCATTTAAATGCCGCGAGGTCCGGCCGGTCAGCAGAAGGCAGAGCAGCCTCGCTGGGGACGCTCAGGACCCGACGCTCCTCCAGCCGCCCAAGTAAGGCCGggcgcccgccggccccgcctcccgggcCGCGCACCTGCACGCACCTGCCTCTCCGCAGAGCCGCGAGCATCCCCGCACGGGGCCGGGGAGCCAGGGACGGGACCTCCAGGGACCGCGGGAGCACTGGGAAGACTTTTCTCCGTGAAAGAAAGTCAGGTTTCGGGTCCCCTTGGACTGACCGTACTGACATCATTTTAAATGGGGGAGTAAAGGGCTTCTCTAAAAGAACAGGGACGGTTGGGTGCTTGATGCTTACTTAATCCAGGGATAACTCTATTTTTAAGGATTTGGTGCAGCCTCTTtttaagagtaaaaaaaaaaagagagagagaaaacctttctGAATATTTTACTCCTTTATTTGGCGGTGAAAATTTTTCCAAGATGCCTTGTGACCCCATATAGATTCATTAccacaaataaaataagttattatcAGTTTTTCATATCTTCTGTTCCAACTTTATAGATCgccttacttaaaaaaaagaaaagataggtgAGCTACAGACAACTTCTTTTTTGCCTAAGTAGCACTGTGTTAATAATTTAAGTTGTGAGCTAGAGACAACTTCTCTTTTGCCTAAGTAGCACTGTGTTAATAATTTAAGTTGCAAACTACAGCTCAATGCATGCATAGAGCgcttttctttaataattttattttctctctttctcttgttttctctgaaaatattCCTTCCGTatctcatttgttttaaaaaataccttaatgtttaaattaaaattgctattgttttttaaaataccttaatgtttaaattaaattacTATTGGTTTTTTAATACCTTAATGTTTCaattaaattactattttttaagttatacaGGACTGGACACAAGGTAGTGAATGGACAGTTTTTGAGACTGTGAATTTTAATGTTGAATAAACACAAACTTGCAAAATTCCTCCCTTCCTTGCCTAAGTAAGAGATGGGAAATAGACGCGGAATTAGGAATATCAACTCCAATTATTAATTCAAAAAGGAAAGGCTTATCTAAGTAAAAacaatacacagacacatttggGGGGTGGTTTGTTTGGTTTCACTGGGggctttttttgttcatttgggtttgtttttttcgTAATACACAATGTCAAAGATATTCCCTTCAACCTATAAAAGGATCTCGCCTTTCTTGCCGTTATTTTGCAGAAAAGAAATCAATATCATGAGAACTGCCGTGATCTGCCTATGCCTCTTAGGCATCGCCTCCGCCCTGCCCGTGAGTACTTGAACCTGAAATAAAATTCATCAGAACCGATGCATCGTGCGCGCCCTGAGCTGGGCGGGCCTTCACGTTGTaaccttccctcctctcctcttctttaaAGGTGAAGACCACGGACTCGGGCAGCTCGGAGGAGAAGCAGGTAAGCGCCCCTGCGGCTTCTCTCCCTGACGTGGCTCCCAGCGTCCCCGAGACGCACAGCCAGCAGAGTCCCCGAGCGTTTCTTAGTCACGGTCTTTCGTCAGCACCTTTTAGCCGCCTGCTCTGCCTCTAGCCCAGTACCAAGAACTGATATTAATAAACACCGGCTCTTAAAGCCGAGCTAGATTTCTTTCGGATAACAAAATGCTGTTTTAAGGCATAAGGTTTATGCTTTAGGAGTTCTAGGCAACTGTGAGCTTTTCattccccctcgccccccccccaaaaaaaaaaacagaatccaaATACTTTTATCCTAGAAGCAGAAAGTAAGTTGCATCCTTTGCTTTACTCAGTGGAAGACATTGAAAAGGCCCCTTGGATGTTGGATAGTTTGTGTGCGGCTGTTACAGCCTCAGTGTGTCCTACTGTGTCGCTCAGAAGCTTGTCACCGAGAGAAAGCCTCTAATGTAGGCTGTTCGGATTTGTTGTGACAGTCAGCTGACTTCAGATCACATTTTCCCAGCCGTGAATGCGAGCAAGGCCGGGCCTTTATTACGAGTACTTAACCAGCAGTACTTAATACTCTACCTGCCCCTGCACAATAGGTGAGATTGTGCCAGACAGACAAATGGGCATtgtgagggggctggaacaaAAGGCACAAAGAGTCCCGGTTCTTGGCGCcagagcagacgccactggggaAGTGTCTGGGCTAACGGCAGTCGGCTTGCACGGTTAAGGCCCTAAGACAAGGCTTGCTGGGTCCCCCGAGGGGTTTCTCTGACAGGATGCATAAACCTGAAGACTCACATTAATGTGCTCCTAAGCAGAACGCTTTGGGTTCTTGAAGAGCAGGAGTTCTCCTAAGCCCTTCATGCGAGGAGCCTCCTGTCAGGGGAGCAGAAGGCAGCCTCTCTGGTTAGGCTCAGCCGGGCAGAGACCCCCGGGGCTCCCGCGCTGCAGGGGCTGAGTGCCAGGGAGTGAGGTAACCACCCTCGGAGACAGGGACTCGGGGCAGTCTGTCCCCGTGTATTCCCCGCACCTGCGTAAGTGAGAGGGCGTCCGGGCAGGCCTGGGGCAAGAGAACTCTGTGAGGTTAGGCTGCCGGGAGCCCGCACTCTGTCACCAGAGCCTCTGAGACACGGCCCTGCCCGGCGCCCAGCTGTCAATCTCCCCGTTGTCCCGCTCAGGTGTCGCTTCTAACTGAGACTGGCGTCTCCCGAGAGTTTCTTAGAGGAAACCGTGCAGAGAGGCGCTCGGGAAGGACAGCTCCGTCCTGGACGTGAGCGGGCAGTGGGCCGACACGGAGCGCAGGGTGACACCCGGGTTcaaagtccttttatttttttttttttttggttttggttttttgggtcacacctggcgatgcacaggggtcactcctggctctgcactcaggaattactcctggcagtgctcaggggaccctatgggatgctgggatttgaacccgggttggccgcgtgcaaggcaaacgccctacccgctgtgctatcgctccagcccctcaaagtccCTTTAGATGAGCCCCAAGCTCGGGGCCACGCCGCTCCTCTGAGCTTTCACTGCGACCCACCGTTTTTTCCCCTTGTTTCATGGTTTCCTTGTGGCGCAGTGTCTCCagatctgtaaaatgggaagaaCAATGACAGCTAACGTCTAGGGGGGAGAAGTGAATGTTACTGATTGCGAACCACTCTGAAAGTGAGCCTGGCTCACAGGAAATGCCACCGAGGAGTCGCTTAAGTCTGGGAGAAAAAATGCACTAGAAAAGgcgtatgaggggctggagcgatagcacagcgggtagggcatttgccttgcactcggccgacccgggttcaaatcccagcatcccatagggtcccctgagcaccgccaggggtgattcctgagtgcatgagccaggagtgacccctgtgcatcgccgggtgtgacccgaaagcaaaaaaaaaaagaaaaggggtatGAAATTCaatcaataaatattataaatcatggtacctcaataaaaattgggggCCTGGGGGATATCCAAGGCCCCAGTTGACTTTATACAACCATATCATACTCATCCATCAAGACTGATGAAGTATGGGGGTGTTTGTCCACGTAGCACTTAGAGTTGTGTGGTTTTGTTGGCTTTTGTTTGGGAATCATGACAGATCAATAACTATTTGGTAGTTTTCCAATATATAGCCAACTGATGTAGtcacatagcttttttttttttaaaaaaaagggggggtcagAAGAAAGATAATAtggtgagtaaggcacttgccttgcacgcagccaacccagttcaacccctggcatcccatatagtcccccgagcacctccaggagtgattcctgagtgcagagccaggagtgagccctgagtatctccaggtgtgccccccccccaagaaaataaataaataaaaaccacttatttttttgtttgttttgtttttgtttttttcatatttattggatacgccaaaaacggtaacaataagtctctcaatgagagccattactggtgcccgctcgaacaaatcgatgagcaacgggatgacagtgagagtgacagtgacagttaaaaaCCACTTATTTTTAATGTTCACTGAAAACACTGGAGTTTTTGCAACTCAGTAACAATAGAGAGCAGCAAGCAGCCTTCAGTACTGTGGCTGGCACGTCCTTCTTCCCGTGGGCTTCCCTCCACCTGCCACATGGGCTTCTTCCTGCTCCAAGCCGACCGCCGGGAAAGCTGGAAACAGCACTCGTGGGATGGGAAAGACTAACTCCTGATGTAAAAGTGAAGCATGTATGATGTACAGTCATATGTGTTCTTTCTCCTTCAGAATACTGTATCCACTGAGGACACATACTACTTCAACCAAGAGGTGAGTTTTGGCTTTGAATCACAAGCCAGCCATTGCGTggagaacaaacaaaaagtcagtcTCCAACTGGCATTGCTTGAAGTTCAGTTTTGACAGAATTCCATTAGCAAGTTCAGCATGTGGTCGCCTGAAGACCTGCTCAGCTTTCTGAGCATGAAATGCGTACTTAGGAGATGTTAGAAATACCAGGTTTGGGGGCTGCAGACACagtccagtggatagggcacttgccttgcatgtggtcaacctgggttccattctggcatcccacatggtcctctgagccgtccaagagtgattcctgagcactgcagggtgtgcccctccccagcAAAGAGAAATACCAGGTTTCCTCCAGGAAGGTTGCTAGGGCAAAAAATTTTTATCAGTGTTATTTGAATTACTAAGTGTCTTGCAATGtacttaagggttttttttttgtagatgaTTTAGCTGATGTCTAACAAATATCTAATTAATTCACACCAAAGCGATGATTTTACCTGTATAAACACATATGTTCCTAACATAATGCTTTGTTTGATAACTATTTCATTTATAAGGACTGTTAAGATGTTTACTAATGGGCTGTCGATGTACTTCAGAGGTatatgtgagatcctggtgtcaccaaaataaataaaatttgctttccttaagatcagcttaatcaatggctgaataaatagcagtactcctatattattttttaaaataattttttttctttttgggtcacacccggtgatgcacaggggttactcctggctttacactcaggaattactcttggcagtgctcaggggaccatatgggatgctggaaatcaaacccaagtcggccatgtgcaaggctaatgccctacccgttgtgctatcactctagcccccaaaaagaattttttaaaaaaaaagattgtcctTGAGTATAACAAGAATTTCAAGTATAACAAGGAAAGTTCGGTAAAGGACCCAGAATAGATACTAATCCGAATTTCAAAAAGCATTAAGTAATTAATTGACAGATTTGAGATTCAGTCTATACACGTGTGTAACAGTCACCACTTAAGTATCAATCATGTTTATAGGGAGCTAGTTTCAAGTCTGTGTGCATATATTACCATATGAAATGTTCTGGTCTCTTCAGAATCCTTATTTCTCTTGGGAAAGCAAGCAAAAAACACCTCAGACTGTAAATCTCTTACATTAAAAGagaacctgggggctggagtgatagcacagtgggtagggcgtttgccttgcacgtgaccaacccgggttcaaatcccagcatcccatacggtcccctgagcaccgccaggggtaattcctgagtgcagagccaggagtaacccctgtgcatcgccgggtgtgacccaaaaagcaaaaagagagagagagagagagagagagagagagagagagagagagagagaacctggagGATGCTTGCTTCCACTCCCGAAACCCACTGAGGGCGTTGTTGAATGTAGGGACCCTGAAACCAACTCGCAGACAGTAGAACAGGCTGCAGGACACCAAGGACGGTCGAGACTCACTGTCCCAACTGTGATGGTTTTCAGACCCTCCCGAGTAAGTCCACCGAGAGCGAGGACCACACGGATGACCTGGATGACGACGACCAGGCAGACAGCCAGGATTCCGTTGACTCCGAGGATGCcgatgatgacgacgatgacgACAACAACTCTGACCACTCTGATGAGTCCGAGGAAACCACCACGGATTCATCCATGGACGTCCCAGCCACTCTGGTTTTCACTCCAGCTGTCCCCACGAGAGACACGAATGATGGCCGCGGTGACAGTGTGGATTACGGGCTGCGGCTGAAATCTAAGAAGCTGCTGAGCTCTGAAACCCAGGTAAGAGACGGCCCGGGTGGCCGTGGGCTCGGTGCAGTTCTAGGCAGCCAGTACCTGCACGCCTGCtcgccccttcctcccttctgtgCTTACTACCCATTGCCTCATGGGTAGTAAGCACAAAACCCCCTGGTGGTTCTTAGCATTTAAGCCCGTGTGTCTTTTCCTTAATTTTGTCTCTCAATCACGGTGTTTTTTCAATAAGAGATTCTAGCTAATGGTGCCAGGAGAACAGCccgtaaagtgcttgccttgcccacggctgacctgggttcgatatggtaccctgagcattgccaggagtgatccctgagcacagagccaggccacccccaatagatatatattatataatatataatgcttATAGAGTACATATCTATTctctatgtttaaatttttaaaagttaagaaaaatggggccaggggctggagcgatagcatagtgggtagggtgtttgccttgcacgcggccgacccgggttcaaatcccagcatcccatctggtcccctgagcaccgccaggagtggttcctgagtgcagagccaggaataacccctgtgcattgccaggtgtgacccccccccaaaaaaaaaaagaaaaacagggccagggcaatagcacagtgtgtggggcacttgccttgcatgtgaccagcccaggttccatccctggcaccccatatggtctcctgagccccatcaggattggcctctgagcacagagcctagagtaagccctgagcatcaccaactatggcaaaataaataaataaaactaaacccATAAGAAAATCACAATTATGTTTGTAATAGAATGCTCTGAAGTTGAGAGCTTCAAGGAATTAAAGAACCACAAATGACAACAAAACTTTGCTCCGAGTATCCAAGCATGGTTTCGGATACTCTTTGTCTAAGCTCCTCGCTTGACTCTAAAACACTGCATTCATGCTCCCTTTATCCAAAGACagatgataggggctggagcaatagcacagcggggagggcatttgccttgcacactgctgaccggggtttgattcccagcatcccatatggtctcctgagcaccgtcaggagtaattcctgagtgcagagccaggagtgacccctgtgcatcgccgggtgtgactcaaaaagcaaaaaaaaataaaaaataaaaaataaaaaaataaagacagatgaTAACCCAACAGAACCCACCTTATAGCGGGCACCACAGACAAAACAGTTGGACTTCTCCAACCAGAGGAGCCGGCCTGTATCAAAGGGCTTGATAAAAAATGCTAAATTGCCTGCCAGGAGTCTCCTTCTTCATCTTTTCTGTTTTggtcgggggccacacccagcgaggctgggtgcttactcctggctccgagctcagggatcagggatgactcccggtgCTCGGACCCACCAGGGTTCTCTTTGACCCGGTCCAGGTGTTGACCGTTTTCCAGTGAGTCGGTGTGGAAGTTCGGGGGACGAGCgtgaccctcccctgccccccgggcTGTTCCCTCACTCTGTCCCCTGCacgcagtactcagaggacctcATGTCCCACATGGAAAGTGACGAGGACACACAGGAGTCGGCCCCCAGCCTGCAGATGACCTCCGACGGGGACAGCCACCAAGAGCCAGCCAAGTCGCCGGCCAGCCTGGAGTCCCACAGCCGAGAGTCGCAGAGCCTGGAAGGGGACGCGCAGTCACCGCGCGTGGAGGAGGCCCACCTCAAGTTCCGCGTCTCCCACGAGCTGGAGAGCGCGTCGTCCGAGGCCAAGTGAGGGAGCTGCCGCGCTCACTTTGCTCGCGCCCAGAGCAGGAGACACGTCGTCGCGGGGGTGGGGCCGTCCCGGTACTAACTCCTCAGATACTTAGTGACTATGTCTGTCTGCGGGTCCAGAAATAGATGTCGCTTTGTCCCCCTAGAGACCCGCTCCATAACATACCTCGTTCCCTATACGCTTTGGGTTTGGACCAAGTTCTCCCCTAATGAAAACTGTCACGCATCTTCAGGGTTGCTGGTCTTGAGCAATAGACACGTATGCTGGAGCCAACTAGATGCTTTCACAGACTAATTCGAAAGGCTATAAACTGGTGTCATGATATTACTCTgttttaaattagtgtttattTGGTTGTGATTATTTTGTGTGAATAAACGAGATCTCAAATTAATGAAGGTTTGGTTATATTGCTTTTCTTAGTTCTTTGCAccgatagggttttttttttgggggggggtcacacgggGCGATGCatgagggttattcctggctctgcactcaggaattattactcctggcggtgctcaggggaccatgtgggatgctgggaatcgaatcccggtcggccgcacgcaaggcaaacgccctccccgctgtgctatcactccagctcctgagagagatttttaattacagttttgGGTAGTGAAGAAAACTCGGGGCTGGCGAGGGTGCACGAGGAAACACCTGGCAGCAGAGCGTTCACTTGGTTTAGCCCTGGACTCGCCAcccgccaggagccagccctgggccGCTGGGGACGGCCCAAACACCCACCCAAAGACTCCATTTGATTCAAAGCTAAAGCTTGTGCAAGCCTTGCTCCTTGTTTCTTAATAGCTCACATAAGAATGTCGATTGTATCATTTCCTTTAAAAACTGTAATAAATACTAACAGTAGACTGCCGATAAACCAGTGATCACAGAAAATCTTAAACTCTTTTTATTTAGGgcgcctgagtgtgtgtgtgtgtgtgtgtgtgtgtgtgtgtgtgtgtgtgtgtgtgtgccaggctcaaacccagggcataTGGTCTACCATGGAGCACACCCCCAGCAGAaaatcttggtttttgtttttaaggctgCAATTggtaaacttttttctttcctatgtatttttttattgattccccatgagatacacagttacaaagttgctcgtgAATGGGCTACAGTCtcacacccatcacttcaccagcgcacatttcccaccaccaatgtctccagtgtccctcctgccacccgccACCAGCCTAACTCTGCCTAGCagacctccctctctccccctcctccctctctccctcactctttctctcccaccctgtctccctctgtctccgtccctctctctctccatctctgtctcagtctctgtcgctgtctgtctctgtctctgtctgtctgtctgtctgtctgtctctctctctctcttcctccctctctttc
Coding sequences within:
- the SPP1 gene encoding osteopontin, with the protein product MRTAVICLCLLGIASALPVKTTDSGSSEEKQNTVSTEDTYYFNQETLPSKSTESEDHTDDLDDDDQADSQDSVDSEDADDDDDDDNNSDHSDESEETTTDSSMDVPATLVFTPAVPTRDTNDGRGDSVDYGLRLKSKKLLSSETQYSEDLMSHMESDEDTQESAPSLQMTSDGDSHQEPAKSPASLESHSRESQSLEGDAQSPRVEEAHLKFRVSHELESASSEAK